In Puniceicoccales bacterium, the genomic stretch GGATGGGTGATGAGTTCGGTCGCATGAATAGGCCAAATGGAATCGCGGCTATTGATAGCATGATCTTTGTTACCGAAAGAAATAATGGCAGAGTTCAGGTATTTTCCATTCCTGAAAATTCTTCTTCAAATTTTACCCAGGAGTCCATCATGGATTACACGTCAGTGTGTACCTTTGGAGAAGAGGTTCTTTTAAGACCCTATGGTATTTTTGCCTGTAAAATAAATGGTTATTACGTGATATATGTTACCGATGATGGCAAGTTCAAGGGGTCAGAAAATGACAATTATAGAAGAGTAGTTGTATTTGTCATGAATAGCGAAATGGATCAGGTCGACCCAGCAAAATTGGGATTACCCGATGAATTTGGTGCGGGTAAGTTTGAAAAGCTTGAGTCAATTTACGGAAATCTTTGCGATGGAACCCTATTGATTGCCGATGAGGGCACCAATGAATTGCTTCTTTTTTCAATTTTCGGTAAATATTTAGGTAAAAAAATTACCAGTGAATTTTTCACAGAGGGGGAACCCGAGGGCATTTGGTTTTTTAGAAAAAATGGCAAATCCTATTGGCTTTCAGCTGAACAGAGGGTGAAAAAAACGACGATATTCCATGTTTTCGATGGCGACCTTAACCACGTGAAATCTTTTTCAGGTTTATATACAAAAAATACCGATGGCGTATGTATTGCTGAAACTAAAAATGGTCTGACTCTATTTGCGGTTAATGATGACCAGGCCGTGACTGCGTTTTCGCTAGATTTTATATAAACAATAGGTAAATATTAATTGCAAAGAAAAGTTTTTAACATAAAAATTGCATTCTATGTACTTATGGCGTAAAATATTGTTAACGATTTGTTTTCTATACGTCGGCACAGTAACTAATAATGCTGAAATAAAGTTAACAATAGTTACAAGTGATGATGAGAGAATTAAGCTGAAGAAGGTTGTTACAAAAAGCAAGAGGCTCAACAATTTTCTAAAATCCAAAAATCGAATTGTGTTAAAAATTCCGTTAGAATACGAAAGAGCATTGCTGTTTGCTGTTGAAATATTTCGTATGGCCACCGAAGCTTCCGAAAATAACGAAAGTATATCCGGTGCAAAAATTTATGAAACCGATTTGATAAGTGATAACGGAGATCTGCTTCCTCTGAGTGAAGAAGACGACATACCTTGTTATTGTAAAATTTGCAGTGAATATTTTGACCGCATTTCCTGCGATTATGTGGATAAACATATTGTATTTTTTGCGCCAGAAGATAAGGGAATTGTATGTTTTATCTCGAAACAGATGGTTACTATTGGTTGTGGATGCAGTCCGTCATGTGACATAGACAAGTATTATAAAACAAAAAAATGTTCCAGTTGGGAGGATATATATAATGAACTGGAGGGTATGGATGATGCGCTTTGGTTGCTAAAGTCCAGTACTGATTTGGGTGGCACTGACCTATGTATTGCTCTAAAGGACAATGATCTGGATCAATATTCCGAGTCGCCATCCGATGCGTTGTATGAGGCCGAGTCACTGCCCGATGTGCCTGAATCCACTTCTGAATTAACCAGTGGAGTGCCTAGAAGTTATTCAACGCTTAAAATTGTACCAAATGGAAAAGGCAAAAAGAGTAAGAAGAGCAAAAAAGATAAAAAAGATAAAGAAAGATCTGTACCAGACACCTATGTTAATGATCCGGTGGAGGAAGTTGACCAGGAGGAAAAAGAATCATCCTGTTGTTGTATACCCAAGTGTTTGAAATCGAAGACAGCTATCGCATGTTATGTTGGTATAGCGGGTATTGCCTGTGCCGGAGCGTTGTATTATAATTGGCCAGAGGTCGCTAGTTGGGCAAATTCGTTCGGTAGCAGTGCAGCCGGCGCATTAAAATCCGCGGCAACTAGTGTTTCTCATGGCTGTATGGTTGCGGCTGATAAAACAAAAGATTTTTTTTGCAATTCATGGAAATTTATTACCGGCATTGGTAGCCTAGGCTTTTTTGGATCCAATGATCAGCCAAGTCATCCTTCTTGTGATATTCCTACCAATGAAATTCAGCCAAGTAGCAATAAATATGTAAGTTGTTCTTGTAATATTCCTATCAATGAAATTCTGCCAAATAGCAATAAATATGTAAGTCGTTCTTGTAATGTTCCTACCAATGAAATTCTGCCAAGTAGCAATAAATATGTAAGTCGTTCTTGTAATGTTCCTACCAATGAAATTCCGTCAAGTAGCAATAAATATGTAGGTTGTTCTTGTAATGTTCCTACCAATGAAATTCCGTCAAGTAGCAATAAATATGTAGGTTGTTCTTGTAATATTCCTACCAATGAAATTCCGCCAAGTAGCAATAAATATGTAAGTCGTTCTTGTGATATTCCTACCAATGAAGTTCCGCCAAGTAGCAATAAATATGTAAGGCGTTCTTGTGATATTCCTACCAATGAAGTTCCTCCAAGTAGCAATAAATATGTCAATTGTAAAAAATATGTCATGTGTAGTAATGATTGGCAATGTACAGATATTAATTTATGTAAAAAATAGCGGTATGAGGATGTTAGGTGATCACTTAGATCTTTAAAAGCCATATAATTTGATTAGCATTCAAATCACCATGGGTATCATAAGTTTTCTCAGATCATTATTATCAAGCAGTGTTGCTGCGACTAATCTCCTAACTAAAATTCCAAAAAGCGCGCTGCTGGAGAGCTCTATTGAAAATATTAAAGAATGGTATGAGTGTGGAAACTCCCAGGCAATTGTCCATGAAGCGATCGGCGAGCTTGTTGAAGCAGGTGAGTTCAATGAATTAAATGACAGGTTTTTTAAAACACTTACCTTTGGAACCGGAGGTATCCGCGGGAGGACCATATCTGGCTATATTACAAAGGCTGAAATTGGCAATGGATCGAAGATTTTACCAGAATTTCCTGCCATTGGCAGTGCCTGTCTGAATCACTTCAATGTCATTCGAGCTACCATTGCATTGCATGAATACTGCAAGAAAGTGGCGGTTTCCCAGGGCCGTGAAATGCTGTTGGTTGTGGCCTATGACGTGAGGTTTTTTTCAAAATTATTTGCAGAAATAACGGCAAAAACCTGGGAATACCTTGGCGGTAAAGCAATGATTTTCGATGGACCCAGGTCCACTCCTCAGCTTAGTTTTTCCGTTAGATATTTCAGGGCCATGGCTGGTGTTGTTATTACCGCTAGCCACAATCCCTATTACGATAACGGTTATAAGGCCTATTTTGCAGATGGAGCCCAGGTAATTGACCCTCAGGCTGCTGCCATAATAGAGAATTTTTCCAAGCTGAAGTTGGCGGATAGCATGGCCATATTTAAAGCCATCGAAGCCAAAGAGTTTACTAATACCGTATCCGGTAAAGACGAAGAGCGCTATGTCCAGGTGGTGAAGGATTCGGTTCTAGACAGAGCTTCATTGAAGAATTGTGCCAAAAAAGTTGTGTTTACTCCATTGCATGGAACCGGTGGTGTGGTAGCTGTGCCTGCATTGCAATCTCTTGGAGTCGAAGTAATCTGTGTGGAAGAACAAATGAAGCAGGATCCTGGGTTCAGCACAGTAAAGTCTCCGAATCCGGAAAATTTCGATTCTCTAAAGCTGGCGATAGATAGGGCTAAAGCCACTGGAGCTGACCTGGTAATTGCCACTGATCCGGATGCCGATCGCATGGCCATTGCTGCCAAAAACAATGACGGAGAGTTTGAAAAATTTTCCGGAAATCTGACCGCATCGCTTTTGCTCGAATATCGGATTAGAAAAATGAAAGAGCTTGGAATTTTACCGAAGGATGGCTCCAAAAACGCCGTGGTGCTGAAAACGTTTGTAACCACACCGCTGGTAGAAAAAATAGCCATTAGTCATGGATTGAAGTGTGTAAATACACTCACTGGGTTTAAATGGATTGGTAGTAAAATCAACAACTATGCGCTGGGTTTAATGGAAAAGGTTGGTAATGTCCACGATGGTTATGACGATATCGAACTGGATGAAAGAAGAAAGCTTCTGCTCCAGCATAGCCAATTTTGTATCTTTGGCTGCGAAGAGAGCTACGGTTGTCTAGCCAGCGATTTGGTCCGAGATAAGGATGCCAATGCCGCCGCAGCGATGGTCTGTGAAATGCTGGCCGAGCTGGACAAAAAGTCCATAACACTGATGGACTTTCGTATGGAAATTTATTCTACCTATGGCTACTATGACGACACATTGTTGAATATATATTATGAAGGCGCCAGCGGTGTAGCCAGGATTAAGAATATTTTGAGCTCCTATAGAAAAAATCCGCCGGAAACGGTGGCTGGCCAGAAGGTTTTAAAGATCCAGGATTTCCTGAATGATCCTATCCTAGATGCGGACGGTTGTCATGTACCCAGGGAGGATTTTCTATTTCTAGAGCTGGAAAATGGCGATACCTATGCGGTGCGCGGAAGCGGTACCGAGCCGAAAATAAAATTTTATATATTTTGCCATGGGGAAGGTGCAGGTTATGGAACCGAAATCGATGTCGTTGGCAAAATAAAATCTAGGCTCGATGCCCTGAAGGGTTTTTTAGAGGCCGATGCAGAAGTCCGTTCGGCTGGTTAACATCGGGATTATTTTTATTTTTGATAAACTTTGGCTCTTTCTCTTGACCTGATGGTGAAGTTTCCTTAGAAATTGGCGGTCTGGAGAGATGGCTGAGTGGTCGAAAGCGCCTTCCTGCTAAGAAGGTAGCCTCATAAAACGGGGCTCGAGGGTTCGAATCCCTCTCTCTCCGCCAGAGCGGTTACCTTTTAATCGGACTAGTGTTCGAAGATTTTGTAGACCAGGATTGAAGACTAACCACCATATTATCCTGAACGACACCATGTATTTAGTAACCTCGTGAATACAAAAGAAAAACATCTTGCTAACGGTTTTGTTAGGATTGCCTGGTCCTGTCAAAGCCAGGTTTATATTCTAAAATGGGCCGTTACAGATAAATATGGCCAACCCTATTCCCTGGTGTTGCCATTGGTGCAAATATTGTTATTATTTATAGTCGAAAAAAGTTCTAAAAATACGTTGAAAAAATAAAATTAGGGAATTTATATATGAAGCAAATGGAGCTATTGTGAGGTGAGAAAATACATATGTGGTTTGATTTTTGCATTGTCCGTTTTTTGTGGTGGCTGCGGAAGTGAAAATGGCAGCGAAACCATAAGATTCGGAACCTGTGCGGATTACCCTCCATTCGAGTATTATAAAAATGGTGTTTTGGTTGGATTTGAAGTTGATCTTGTAAAGATTATTGCCGAGAGACTTGGGAAAAAAGCAGTCTTTGAAGACATGGCTTTTTCGACGCTTTTGACCTCATTGAACAATGGGTTTATCGATGCTGTTATTTCTGGCTATGGTTCTAGCCAGGAGAAAAGGGAAAAGTATGGCATCACGTTCGTATATTATCCAGAAAAATTGGTGTTTGTGTATAAAGAGCCGAATTCTATAACCAGCAAAGACCAGTTGGCTAGGAAAAAGGTCGCCTATCAACTCGGTATCCCGGGCATGAAGAAATGGCTAAGGGAAAACATCCCCGATGCTGAGCCGGTGCTTATGGATAGGATGGAGCTGGCTGTGGAATCATTGAAGGCTGGTCATGTGGATTGTATTATTATAGACGAGTTTGTGGCAAATGTATTCTGTGAAAAAAATCCTGGCCTTAAATGCTTTGTGCCAGATTGTTTAAAAATCAGCGATGGCCTAGCGATTGTGACCAGGAAAAACGCATCTTTGAAAGAAGAGATAAATAAAATTCTAAAAACCTTGGAAACGACTGGCGAACTGCAGAAATTAAAAGAAAAATGGGGCCTAAAGGAAAAATGGAAATTGCTGGAGAAATAGAGTTGCTTTGAAGTTTTGTCCGTCAGTTTTTGTGTTGACAAGGTAGGATTGTGCTGTTCATTCAACTGGTGAGTAGATATCATGAAAAAATTTGTATTTATCGCAATGCTAGCTGCTTTTTTAAGTTCCTGTGGCAATGGAAATGATGGTAAAATCCTAAAATTCGGAACCTGTGCAGATTATCCCCCGTTTGAGTATTATAAGGATGGTGTTCTTGATGGATTTGAGATTGATCTCGTAAAAATTATCGCTAGAAATATGGGAAAGGAAGTGGTTTTTGAAGATATGGCTTTTTCTACACTTTTGGCTTCACTGGATAATGATTTCATCAATGTGGTTTTTGCCGGTTATGGTTCTTCGGCGGAAAAAAGAGAAAAATATGACTTTTCGCTTCCCTACTATCCCGAGAGGATGGTATTTGTATATAAAAAATCCAATCCCATAACCGATGAAACCCAGTTAGCTGGGAAAAAAATTGCCTATCAACTTGGTTCCACCGCAGCAAAAAAGTGGATTGAGGAAACCATTGCCGATGTGGAACTTGTTCCGCTGGATAAAATGGATTTGGCGATAGAATCTCTGAAAGCTGGGCATGTGGAATACGTTGTTATAGATGAGTTTGTGGCCAATGTTTACTGTGAGAAAAATTTTGACCTGGGATATTTTGTGCCGGATTCCTTGAAGCTTAGTGATGGCATAGCAATGGCTGTTAAGAAAGGATCACCACTTACAGCTCAGATAAATAAAATACTAAAAGATTTGGAATCCAGTGGCGAACTACAGAAATTAAGAGAAAAATGGGGATTAAAACAGAAATGGAGATTGCCAGATGGGAGCAATTTGTGATCTCGATCCAGGCTTAGGGTTTGATAAAATTGCTCAAAATTTCCTGTTCATTGGCCATGGCATTGAAATTTCGCTAAAATTATTATTTGGCGGAATTTTTATTGGAATTTTATTTGGCGGAATATTGTCTATACTCAGGTACAGTGGAATGTGTAGACCAGTGATAAATGGGTTCATATCCATCATAAGAGGTACACCGGTCATGCTGCAATTGAGTTTCGTGTACTTCATAACCCCAGGTATCATCGGTGTCAAACTTGGTATAATATCTGCAGGTATCATTGCCTTTGGCATAAATAGCTCCGCCTATATCGCCGAAATACTAAGGTCCGGCATAGAGAGTTTGCCAAAAGGACAGTTCGAAGCTGCACAAACATTGGAAATCCCAGGTTTTTATATTTGGAGAGATATCATATTACCCCAGGTCATTGCAAATATTTTGCCAGCCATGGTAAACGAAGTTATTTCTTTGCTGAAAGAAACTGCACTGATTGCAACCATAGGTGGTATGGATATTATGAGAAGATCCCAGGCGATTGCCGCAGAACAATATGAGTATTTCATGCCATTGTGTATTGCTGCGCTTTATTATTACAGCCTTGTCTTGATTATTGAATTTGTCGGTAGAAAAATCGAACGCAGGAGAGCTCTATGGTAAAAATCTGCAACGTTTGTAAGATTTTTAATGACGTAAAAGTGCTTGATAACATTAGCCTCAATGTTGATAAATCCAGTGTGTTTGGGTTGGCAGGCCCATCCGGAAGTGGTAAATCTACATTGCTTCGCTGCATCCAGAAACTAGAAATCATAGACAGTGGATCCATAGAATGTAACGGCCAGGTCTGTTTTATGTTCCAGGACTTTCAACTTTTCCCTCACATGACTGTGTTGCAAAACCTTACCTATGCACCGACGTTAAACCACAAAGATAAAAAAGAAAGCTATGAGGCCCGGGCGAATAATATTTTGAATAGTCTCGGCATTGGATCTAAGGCACATAAATACCCACGAACTTTATCCGGAGGCCAGAGACAGCGGGTGGCATTGGCTAGGAGTTTGATGATAAATCCAGACATTTTGCTATGTGATGAACCAACTTCCGGGCTAGATGTATCTACAACCATGGATGTGGTTTCTCTGCTGAAATCTGTCAATGAGCTCGGTGTCACTATGATAATTGCCTCCCATGATTTGGATTTTTTGACAAAGATATCTGATCGTATCGTTTTGTTGAAGAACGGCATAATTGCCGTGGACATTAATCCTAGGCAGTATGATGATCCGGTGAATTATTTAAAAAAATACTATTAGTAGTGCAATTTGGCCGATTCCAGGGTCCTGAGCTCGTATCACCATTATGGTTGGTCCGGTCACCAGATTAACAGGCAGATTTTACAAAAATTCTTCTATTTTATCCGCCACTTTACCGGTAACGTCTGCGGTTGATGCGTCAATGCATGCGGTTATCATGCCTGACAGTTTTTCCCTGTTGGTGAGAATCGAGATAAGTACATCAAATAACATATTGAGGTTGTTTTGGGTTACCTTCACTGCACAGCCATTTTGTTCGGCAGTATTTGCGTTTTCTTCCTGATGATTTTCTGCTGCAAGAGGATAGGGGACTAAAATCATAGGCGTATGGCAGGTAATGCATTCGGCGATGGTGCTTGCTCCAGCTCTTGCTACCGCGATGTCGGCGGCATGGAGTAGTGTATTCATATCGTCGCTAAATGGCTCAAAAGTTATGCTGCACCCTCCCTGGGTTATCTTTTGGCTTTTTGTGTCCAGACCACCTAGGCAGTAACAATTTATGTGGTGCTGTGCTAAATTATTTACATTTTCCTGTACCCACTGGCTAAGAGCTTTGGCTCCCTGGCTACCACCTAAAACCAGCAGCAATTTCTCCCGGTTGTCAATGCCTAACATTTTCTTAGCTAACGCCTTATCCATATCACATAGTTCTTTCCTGGTGGGCGTGCCTAGGTTTATAAGCTTTGTGCTTTTGACATGTAATTTGGTCTTTATGCCACCGGATGGAAGAATTATTAGGTCGGCTAGTCTACAAAGAGCTCTTGTGGATTTGCCAGCGATGGTGTTTGATTCGTGGAGTATAAGTGGTATATTTTTTACTTTCGATGCCACCGCAAATCCAACGGATGTAAAACCACCGAAGCATACTGTGCAGTTTATCTTCTTTTCTTCTAAGGTCCTGAGTGCGTTGAAGATTTCAATGCCCTGGGAGAACGCAAATTTTATAAATTTCAGCGGTGATTTTGAAAATGGCAGTGATCCGGTGGTGATGAAATGAAACTGGGAATATTTTTCGATAAATCTGCTATCGATTTTCTTCCTGCTGGTGCAGATAAAACAGCTGTGACCCCTGGCCTGAAGTTCCTCGGCCACGGCTATGCCTGGAGCCATATGGCCTCCGGAGCCACCACAGACTATCAGTATGTTATTCATGGAGATCAACCCTATCACTATTTAATAATTCTAATTGGTCCGATACACACAGTGATGTCAGAATAGCCGGTAAGGTACTATCAATCAAGTGCAAAAAATTATTGTCGTTTTTCCTGATCATCCAGTTCTCATCGATATTGAATAATTCATAGGATACTTTATCATTGGCTTCCAGGATTAATTTTATGGTCGATGACTCATCCTGGGGGTCAATTTTTTGGCCAAACTGTAAGCCGTTGGATTTTAAGTTATATATAAGCGATAGCAGGGCATGGATTTTATCATTGTTAGCCTGGCTTGTGATCCATTCTTCGGTTTTTTTATCCTTATTTACCAGTTTCCAGGTTTCATTGGAATCGGATTTTTGTAAGAACCATTTTGTCGCCCCCTGGGAAATGCCGATGGAGGAAATATTGGCCATATCGACGATCTTTCTGTCGTAGAGACTGTTTAATGGGTCACGTATCTGAGCCATATTTTCGATTTTTACAGTCATTACGGTGCCTTTGTTGTGAATTCTGGCAAAGAAAAGATTTTCGCTCGGTGGAAACCATTTGCCGATGTCGAGGGTTGTCTGCGAATCTCGGTACTGGATCAACAGGCTACATTCCGGAGTGGCCAGGCCAATTTCATCCATATTGCAGGTTTGTTCGCTGAAAAATTGCTCGGCTTCAATCTTGATTATGTCTGCCAGGACTCTGTCGACAAGCTTGGTGTTAGCATTGATAGATATGGGTGCTTCGAATTTCCACAGGTCGCTGTGTTTGGTTAATACATATTTTTGGTTTGGACCTGAAATATCAAAAATTATTGAATCAATACTAGCCTGGTTATCGCTAAATAGTTCCCGTTGACACCAGTACGACGCAGGCCTGTTCAGTATCTTATTGATCTTGTCGATATCGTCGGACGTGTATACTTCGTCAAGAAACGCCAGAGTGTTGTTTGCCAAGGCTATCACATAATCGCGGCGTTTCGTTTTTATCAACAGTTTTCTGGTTGGATGTTGCTTCAGGTTTATCTTTTTCATTCGGAGCTGGCCCAGGCAATCGAATAGGCCTTCTATTGAAAATCTATTTGCTTCCCAGGTAAACGGTTGAGATACCATCCAATTATTTTTATCCCTTACCATCACAATGTGTGTGCCTCGAATGCTATCCGTATATTCTATCCGGTTGGCAGTTGCCAGGTCATTGTAATTTAAGAAGATATTCTGAGGTATGTCTTCATTTCTAGCGACGATAAAATATAACAATGCCACTGTTAGCACAAAGGATATCGATAAAACCACTGTGTTTATAAGCCTTTTCATTTTATCTACGCCGCAGGAAGCAAACATAAACCCAGGCCAGTAGTATCAGCATTGGTATGACAGCAATCCACAGAGCAATCGAAAAAATATCGTTTCTGGAAAGATTTACCATATATTGCTTTAGTATCCTTGGTTGTATTCTAAGAGATTGGTTGGCATCGACTAACCAATTGACCATGCTGTGAAACAAAATCCTATTTCCAAGCAAATGTATCCTTGAATTTGAAATAAAATTGCAGTTGCCAACTATGAGTAATTTTCCCCGGCTTATGTCTATGCCTGTTGATTTGTCTAGCATTCGTTCAGAAAGTGTTGCAATGGGAATCGGCCCTGGCAGGTCAGTGTTTGGGTCAAAATTATTACTGGTTTGGGTTTTGTCAAAATTTAGCTTGGCGAAGGTATTTACAGAGCTTTCCATTAGTGGTGTTATGACCAACTGACTCGTGTTTGCTCCCAGATCAGGCCTGGCTGGTTGAGTTGACCCAAATATAGCTGTTAACTGCATGCCAACCATAGCCTTAGTGATCGGATGATCCCTGAAAATTCTTATCATGTTGTCGCCATTATTGGCTAAATCCGTTGAATCTTTTGAAACCAATATCATGTCATCGGCGATGATTCCCCAGCGGAAAAACAAATCATCTAACCCATTGCGTTTCAATGGACTTAAAAGTATCAATACCCGGCCATTTTTATGGGAAAGGAAATCTTCTAGCAGGTCGATTTCAGCGTCAATGAATTCAGTCTTTGGGCCAGCTATTACAATGAGATCCGGATCATCGCTGTTGGCTAGGTCAGAAATGTGTTTTGTAATCACATCGTAGCCATGCTTTTTAAGCGAACTGACCGCGGATGATATGCCATTGGATGTGCTGGGATTGTCCGCTGACATTTCTCCATGGCCCACGGTGAATACTATGGATTTTTTTGTCCCACTGGTCATGGCGGATATCGCATTGGATATCACCTCTTCGCCACAAAATATCGTGGCATTTTCATTGGAAAAGTCGTAAAGCTCGAAGGCTGTTATTATCTTGAATCGATCGCCACAGGAGACCACCACCGAATTGCTGTCGATTTCACCGAAGCGGTTTCGAAGCAAATCGATTTGTCGAGGTTGCTTATTTACATCGATAAATGTGATTTTTATGAAATTTTGACAATAGGCACGATATTCTTGAAGTAATCTTTTCATCGGTTGGACGAATAGCTGTTGATCCGAGTCGGTTTTCTGTTCATAGGCTACAAAGATTTCCACTTCACTGATTATATTGTTCAGTATATCGATGGATTCCTCGGATAGGGATTGGTTGTGTTTATCCGCCAGATTGATCCTTTTAAAATGATTCCAGGATAGCACGTTAATGATCAGAAATAGGGAGATTGCTGATAAAATGACCAGCAGGCCGTTCAGTCTTCTGATCAACCTGGCTGCCCTGAAGTTTTCCATCGATGGCATAGGCTATTTTACTTCTATTGCGCCGAGGCCACTTTCTAAATGTAACCTTTCGCCATTGGAAAGTTCCATGGACAGCACACTGCCATTATCGTAGTAGATTTGAACCGGAGCCGCAT encodes the following:
- a CDS encoding phospho-sugar mutase, producing MGIISFLRSLLSSSVAATNLLTKIPKSALLESSIENIKEWYECGNSQAIVHEAIGELVEAGEFNELNDRFFKTLTFGTGGIRGRTISGYITKAEIGNGSKILPEFPAIGSACLNHFNVIRATIALHEYCKKVAVSQGREMLLVVAYDVRFFSKLFAEITAKTWEYLGGKAMIFDGPRSTPQLSFSVRYFRAMAGVVITASHNPYYDNGYKAYFADGAQVIDPQAAAIIENFSKLKLADSMAIFKAIEAKEFTNTVSGKDEERYVQVVKDSVLDRASLKNCAKKVVFTPLHGTGGVVAVPALQSLGVEVICVEEQMKQDPGFSTVKSPNPENFDSLKLAIDRAKATGADLVIATDPDADRMAIAAKNNDGEFEKFSGNLTASLLLEYRIRKMKELGILPKDGSKNAVVLKTFVTTPLVEKIAISHGLKCVNTLTGFKWIGSKINNYALGLMEKVGNVHDGYDDIELDERRKLLLQHSQFCIFGCEESYGCLASDLVRDKDANAAAAMVCEMLAELDKKSITLMDFRMEIYSTYGYYDDTLLNIYYEGASGVARIKNILSSYRKNPPETVAGQKVLKIQDFLNDPILDADGCHVPREDFLFLELENGDTYAVRGSGTEPKIKFYIFCHGEGAGYGTEIDVVGKIKSRLDALKGFLEADAEVRSAG
- a CDS encoding ABC transporter substrate-binding protein, whose protein sequence is MRKYICGLIFALSVFCGGCGSENGSETIRFGTCADYPPFEYYKNGVLVGFEVDLVKIIAERLGKKAVFEDMAFSTLLTSLNNGFIDAVISGYGSSQEKREKYGITFVYYPEKLVFVYKEPNSITSKDQLARKKVAYQLGIPGMKKWLRENIPDAEPVLMDRMELAVESLKAGHVDCIIIDEFVANVFCEKNPGLKCFVPDCLKISDGLAIVTRKNASLKEEINKILKTLETTGELQKLKEKWGLKEKWKLLEK
- a CDS encoding ABC transporter substrate-binding protein; its protein translation is MKKFVFIAMLAAFLSSCGNGNDGKILKFGTCADYPPFEYYKDGVLDGFEIDLVKIIARNMGKEVVFEDMAFSTLLASLDNDFINVVFAGYGSSAEKREKYDFSLPYYPERMVFVYKKSNPITDETQLAGKKIAYQLGSTAAKKWIEETIADVELVPLDKMDLAIESLKAGHVEYVVIDEFVANVYCEKNFDLGYFVPDSLKLSDGIAMAVKKGSPLTAQINKILKDLESSGELQKLREKWGLKQKWRLPDGSNL
- a CDS encoding amino acid ABC transporter permease, translated to MGAICDLDPGLGFDKIAQNFLFIGHGIEISLKLLFGGIFIGILFGGILSILRYSGMCRPVINGFISIIRGTPVMLQLSFVYFITPGIIGVKLGIISAGIIAFGINSSAYIAEILRSGIESLPKGQFEAAQTLEIPGFYIWRDIILPQVIANILPAMVNEVISLLKETALIATIGGMDIMRRSQAIAAEQYEYFMPLCIAALYYYSLVLIIEFVGRKIERRRALW
- a CDS encoding ATP-binding cassette domain-containing protein; amino-acid sequence: MVKICNVCKIFNDVKVLDNISLNVDKSSVFGLAGPSGSGKSTLLRCIQKLEIIDSGSIECNGQVCFMFQDFQLFPHMTVLQNLTYAPTLNHKDKKESYEARANNILNSLGIGSKAHKYPRTLSGGQRQRVALARSLMINPDILLCDEPTSGLDVSTTMDVVSLLKSVNELGVTMIIASHDLDFLTKISDRIVLLKNGIIAVDINPRQYDDPVNYLKKYY
- a CDS encoding UDP-N-acetylglucosamine--N-acetylmuramyl-(pentapeptide) pyrophosphoryl-undecaprenol N-acetylglucosamine transferase; translated protein: MNNILIVCGGSGGHMAPGIAVAEELQARGHSCFICTSRKKIDSRFIEKYSQFHFITTGSLPFSKSPLKFIKFAFSQGIEIFNALRTLEEKKINCTVCFGGFTSVGFAVASKVKNIPLILHESNTIAGKSTRALCRLADLIILPSGGIKTKLHVKSTKLINLGTPTRKELCDMDKALAKKMLGIDNREKLLLVLGGSQGAKALSQWVQENVNNLAQHHINCYCLGGLDTKSQKITQGGCSITFEPFSDDMNTLLHAADIAVARAGASTIAECITCHTPMILVPYPLAAENHQEENANTAEQNGCAVKVTQNNLNMLFDVLISILTNREKLSGMITACIDASTADVTGKVADKIEEFL
- a CDS encoding DUF4340 domain-containing protein, with the protein product MFASCGVDKMKRLINTVVLSISFVLTVALLYFIVARNEDIPQNIFLNYNDLATANRIEYTDSIRGTHIVMVRDKNNWMVSQPFTWEANRFSIEGLFDCLGQLRMKKINLKQHPTRKLLIKTKRRDYVIALANNTLAFLDEVYTSDDIDKINKILNRPASYWCQRELFSDNQASIDSIIFDISGPNQKYVLTKHSDLWKFEAPISINANTKLVDRVLADIIKIEAEQFFSEQTCNMDEIGLATPECSLLIQYRDSQTTLDIGKWFPPSENLFFARIHNKGTVMTVKIENMAQIRDPLNSLYDRKIVDMANISSIGISQGATKWFLQKSDSNETWKLVNKDKKTEEWITSQANNDKIHALLSLIYNLKSNGLQFGQKIDPQDESSTIKLILEANDKVSYELFNIDENWMIRKNDNNFLHLIDSTLPAILTSLCVSDQLELLNSDRVDLHE
- a CDS encoding Gldg family protein yields the protein MPSMENFRAARLIRRLNGLLVILSAISLFLIINVLSWNHFKRINLADKHNQSLSEESIDILNNIISEVEIFVAYEQKTDSDQQLFVQPMKRLLQEYRAYCQNFIKITFIDVNKQPRQIDLLRNRFGEIDSNSVVVSCGDRFKIITAFELYDFSNENATIFCGEEVISNAISAMTSGTKKSIVFTVGHGEMSADNPSTSNGISSAVSSLKKHGYDVITKHISDLANSDDPDLIVIAGPKTEFIDAEIDLLEDFLSHKNGRVLILLSPLKRNGLDDLFFRWGIIADDMILVSKDSTDLANNGDNMIRIFRDHPITKAMVGMQLTAIFGSTQPARPDLGANTSQLVITPLMESSVNTFAKLNFDKTQTSNNFDPNTDLPGPIPIATLSERMLDKSTGIDISRGKLLIVGNCNFISNSRIHLLGNRILFHSMVNWLVDANQSLRIQPRILKQYMVNLSRNDIFSIALWIAVIPMLILLAWVYVCFLRRR